A window from Leifsonia shinshuensis encodes these proteins:
- a CDS encoding dihydrofolate reductase family protein encodes MKLTISLQVTLDGVAQANGGNNEEMDPGFTRGGWALPLNDGEAVQYILDTWRRPDAFLLGRKTYGLFETYWGARSDDGGFGEAISSRQKYVVSNTLDGPTWQGTTVLSGDVAVRVRELKAQAGGELLVVGSAALARWLLENELVDELNLVQFPVIVGDGERWLPQHGLDFALELTDTRVFPTGIVSLTYRVGGRPQYA; translated from the coding sequence ATGAAGCTCACCATCAGTCTCCAGGTCACCCTCGACGGCGTCGCCCAGGCGAACGGCGGCAACAACGAGGAGATGGACCCCGGGTTCACGCGTGGCGGCTGGGCCCTTCCGCTCAACGACGGCGAAGCGGTCCAGTACATCCTCGACACGTGGCGGCGCCCGGACGCCTTCCTGCTCGGACGCAAGACCTACGGTCTCTTCGAGACCTACTGGGGCGCCCGCAGCGACGACGGCGGTTTCGGCGAGGCGATCAGCTCGCGGCAGAAGTACGTGGTCTCCAACACGCTGGACGGGCCGACCTGGCAGGGCACGACCGTCCTCTCGGGGGATGTCGCGGTCCGCGTCCGCGAGCTGAAGGCCCAGGCCGGCGGCGAACTGCTGGTGGTGGGGAGCGCGGCGCTCGCGCGATGGCTCCTCGAGAACGAGCTGGTCGACGAGCTGAACCTGGTCCAGTTCCCGGTGATCGTCGGCGACGGCGAGCGCTGGCTGCCCCAGCACGGCCTCGACTTCGCCCTCGAGCTCACCGACACCCGCGTGTTCCCGACCGGCATCGTGTCCCTCACCTACCGGGTCGGCGGGCGGCCGCAGTACGCCTGA
- a CDS encoding amino acid decarboxylase: MAPTRSTAVDGARPLPAADLRQWETPYADALDRHAAREPLALMVPGHGGDELGLSARLAEYFGTRPLQLDVPMLIDDIDLGEDSPLSRSLDLAAEAWGARRTWFLTGGASQANRVAALAVRGLGENILTQRSAHSSFSDGILSAGLVPSFVLPSIDTVHGVAHGVSPAALDDALAAAAAGGRPADAVYIVSPSYFGAVADVAGLARVAHAHGAPLIVDGAWGPHLGFHPDLPESPARLGADLVVSSTHKLGGSLTQSAMLHLGHGAFADALEPLIERAVSITASTSTSSLLQASLDIARHSLATGGELIGRSIAVADAFRDALRDDPRFGVLSDGFGAFDDIVAVDPLRVAIDVSGTGVSGHWLRQRLLDADGIFFEMSTATSLVALIGAGKTPDLVRAHRALVAAVDSEEARAERSQAAVHGFPALPEAGTLRMSPRDAFFAETELVPAAEAVGRVSADTLAAYPPGIPNLIPGEEITAQTVAFLQAVAASPSGYVRGAADNGVERFRVTRQD, from the coding sequence ATGGCCCCCACTCGCTCCACCGCGGTCGACGGCGCACGTCCGCTCCCTGCTGCAGACCTCCGGCAATGGGAGACGCCGTACGCCGACGCTCTCGACCGTCACGCCGCACGCGAGCCGCTCGCACTGATGGTGCCGGGGCACGGAGGCGACGAGCTGGGGCTCAGCGCGCGGCTCGCCGAATACTTCGGGACGCGTCCGTTGCAGCTCGACGTGCCGATGCTGATCGACGACATCGACCTCGGCGAGGACTCGCCGCTCAGCCGATCCCTCGACCTCGCGGCGGAGGCGTGGGGCGCGCGGCGCACGTGGTTCCTCACCGGCGGCGCGTCCCAGGCCAACCGGGTCGCCGCTCTGGCGGTGCGGGGACTCGGCGAGAACATCCTGACGCAGCGCAGCGCGCACTCCAGCTTCAGCGACGGCATCCTCTCCGCGGGGCTGGTGCCCTCCTTCGTCCTCCCCTCCATCGACACCGTCCACGGCGTGGCGCACGGCGTCTCGCCCGCCGCCCTCGACGACGCGCTCGCCGCGGCGGCGGCCGGCGGACGCCCGGCCGACGCCGTCTACATCGTCTCGCCGAGCTACTTCGGCGCCGTCGCCGACGTCGCGGGCCTCGCGCGCGTCGCCCACGCCCACGGCGCGCCGCTGATCGTCGACGGCGCGTGGGGACCGCACCTCGGATTCCACCCCGACCTCCCGGAGTCGCCGGCCCGGCTCGGCGCGGACCTCGTGGTCTCCAGCACCCACAAGCTGGGAGGCTCGCTCACCCAGTCGGCCATGCTGCATCTCGGCCATGGCGCGTTCGCGGACGCCCTGGAACCGCTCATCGAACGCGCCGTCTCGATCACCGCCTCCACCTCGACGTCCTCGCTGCTGCAGGCATCGCTGGACATCGCCCGGCACTCCCTCGCGACCGGCGGCGAGCTGATCGGCCGGTCGATCGCCGTGGCCGACGCGTTCCGGGATGCGCTGCGCGACGACCCGCGGTTCGGCGTGCTCAGCGACGGGTTCGGCGCGTTCGACGACATCGTCGCGGTCGATCCGCTGCGTGTCGCGATCGACGTGTCGGGCACCGGGGTCAGCGGCCACTGGCTGCGTCAGCGCCTTCTCGACGCCGACGGGATCTTCTTCGAGATGTCGACCGCGACCTCCCTCGTCGCGCTCATCGGCGCGGGCAAGACGCCGGACCTCGTCCGGGCGCACCGGGCGCTCGTGGCGGCCGTCGACTCCGAGGAGGCGCGGGCCGAGCGGTCGCAGGCGGCCGTCCACGGGTTCCCCGCCCTGCCCGAAGCCGGCACGCTGCGGATGTCGCCCCGCGACGCCTTCTTCGCCGAGACCGAGCTCGTGCCCGCGGCCGAGGCCGTCGGCCGCGTGTCGGCCGACACCCTCGCGGCCTATCCGCCGGGCATCCCGAACCTCATCCCCGGCGAGGAGATCACGGCGCAGACCGTCGCCTTCCTCCAGGCGGTCGCCGCCTCCCCGTCCGGGTACGTGCGCGGGGCGGCCGACAATGGAGTGGAGCGGTTCCGGGTGACACGCCAGGACTGA
- a CDS encoding universal stress protein, translating into MSIVVGVDPAHRSASALHLAALLARSSGTELVVAAIVPPGWPTTAGSADAEWRSYTTDTAEGALDHAAAVLGSSVAAEYLRYEAPSARRGLIGLAEERDAALIVVGSAAEAQPGRIALGAESDTLLHASPVPVAIAPRGYRTEEGSRVSRVTAAYRGTGASAGLVLGAAEVSATLGAELRIASFAVVPPDSGTSGAGLDAEEAIADTWAADIEKHAASLVRRVAQLEDAPTISGVAIGRGETWESALAAVEWRPDEVLVVGSSTLGPIARVFLGSHATKIVRHSPVPVVVVPHGVTVRER; encoded by the coding sequence ATGAGCATCGTCGTCGGGGTGGACCCCGCGCACCGTTCGGCCTCGGCGCTGCACCTGGCCGCCCTGCTCGCCCGATCCTCCGGCACCGAACTGGTCGTCGCCGCGATCGTCCCGCCCGGGTGGCCGACGACGGCGGGGAGCGCAGACGCGGAGTGGCGCAGCTACACCACAGACACGGCGGAGGGCGCGCTCGACCACGCGGCAGCCGTGCTCGGCAGTTCCGTCGCCGCGGAGTACCTCCGGTACGAGGCGCCCTCGGCCCGGCGCGGCCTGATCGGGCTCGCGGAGGAGCGGGATGCGGCGCTGATCGTCGTCGGCTCGGCGGCGGAGGCGCAGCCGGGACGCATCGCCCTCGGCGCGGAGAGCGACACGCTCCTCCACGCCTCGCCGGTGCCCGTGGCGATCGCGCCGCGGGGATACCGCACGGAGGAGGGCTCGCGCGTCAGCCGCGTGACCGCCGCCTACCGGGGCACCGGGGCGTCGGCCGGTCTCGTGCTCGGCGCGGCCGAGGTGTCGGCGACGCTGGGCGCCGAGCTGCGCATCGCATCCTTCGCCGTCGTGCCGCCCGATTCCGGGACCTCCGGCGCCGGGCTCGACGCCGAGGAAGCCATCGCGGACACCTGGGCCGCCGACATCGAGAAGCACGCCGCGTCGCTGGTGCGTCGCGTGGCGCAGCTGGAGGACGCCCCCACCATCTCGGGCGTCGCCATCGGCCGCGGCGAGACCTGGGAGTCGGCTCTGGCGGCCGTCGAGTGGAGACCGGACGAGGTGCTCGTCGTCGGTTCGAGCACTCTCGGCCCAATCGCGCGCGTGTTCCTCGGCTCGCACGCCACCAAGATCGTCCGCCACTCGCCCGTGCCGGTCGTCGTCGTCCCGCACGGCGTCACCGTCCGCGAGCGGTAA
- a CDS encoding GNAT family N-acetyltransferase, whose product MLALLEEHLRDMFATSPAESVHALDPEALTHPSITFWSARDGETGRLLGVGALKQHDATMGEVKSMRTSGAARSRGVASALLAAILGECRTRGIRELNLETGTQEYFAPARALYAKHGFRRRGPFADYTDDPNSAYFQLTL is encoded by the coding sequence GTGCTCGCGCTGCTCGAGGAGCATCTGCGCGACATGTTCGCGACCTCGCCGGCGGAGAGTGTGCATGCGCTGGATCCCGAGGCGCTCACGCACCCGAGTATCACCTTCTGGTCCGCCCGTGATGGCGAGACGGGCCGATTGCTCGGCGTCGGCGCCCTGAAGCAGCACGATGCGACGATGGGCGAGGTGAAGTCCATGCGCACGAGCGGCGCAGCGCGAAGCCGGGGTGTGGCGAGCGCACTGCTGGCGGCCATCCTCGGAGAGTGCCGCACCCGGGGCATCCGCGAGCTCAATCTCGAGACGGGCACCCAGGAGTACTTCGCCCCCGCTCGTGCGCTCTACGCCAAGCACGGATTCCGCCGCCGCGGCCCCTTCGCCGACTACACGGACGATCCGAACAGCGCATACTTCCAGCTCACGCTGTGA
- the lysA gene encoding diaminopimelate decarboxylase codes for MAHPILDLFPAGAAVDPDGTLVVAGCRVDDLARDFGTPAIVVDEGSLRARAREYRTALTDRWPNARVVFASKAFPATAVQRVMVEEGLGLDVAGGGELLSALRAGVDPALVVMHGNAKTTEELRIAVEAGIGLVVVDNADDVDRLEQLVPAGSRQGVLVRVIPGVASSTHPHVQTGQVGSKFGLTAAAARILITRIEASPVLDMRGVHAHVGSQIMDPAELAAAVAPLAALGTFPVYDLGGGLGARYTYDDRPASVDEYVDALLAAAREHLPAEAELIIEPGRSMVNGSAFTLYTVTTVKRDARNFVAVDGGMGDNLEAAMYDQRYEAVLAGRMHDEDSEDVVVVGRHCESGDVLVDPLRLPAARVGDLLAVPATGAYTHTMANNYNGYRRPPVVFVRDGEARAVIRRETWGDLFARDL; via the coding sequence ATGGCGCATCCCATCCTCGACCTCTTCCCGGCTGGGGCGGCCGTCGACCCCGACGGCACCCTGGTGGTCGCCGGCTGCCGTGTCGACGACCTCGCGCGAGACTTCGGGACGCCGGCGATCGTCGTCGACGAGGGCTCCCTCCGGGCGCGGGCGCGGGAGTACCGCACCGCTCTCACCGATCGCTGGCCGAACGCACGCGTGGTGTTCGCGTCGAAGGCGTTCCCGGCGACCGCCGTGCAGCGGGTGATGGTGGAGGAGGGGCTCGGGCTGGATGTCGCGGGCGGCGGCGAGCTGCTCAGCGCGCTGCGCGCGGGCGTCGACCCGGCGCTCGTGGTGATGCACGGCAATGCCAAGACGACCGAGGAGCTGCGGATCGCGGTGGAGGCGGGGATCGGCCTCGTCGTCGTGGACAACGCGGACGACGTCGACCGGTTGGAGCAGCTGGTCCCGGCCGGGAGCAGGCAGGGCGTACTCGTCCGCGTCATCCCGGGGGTGGCGTCGTCCACGCACCCGCACGTGCAGACCGGGCAGGTGGGGTCGAAGTTCGGGCTGACCGCCGCCGCTGCGCGCATCCTGATCACCCGGATCGAGGCCAGCCCGGTTCTCGACATGCGCGGCGTGCACGCGCACGTCGGGTCGCAGATCATGGACCCGGCAGAGCTCGCCGCGGCCGTCGCACCGCTCGCGGCGCTCGGCACGTTCCCGGTCTACGACCTGGGCGGCGGCCTCGGCGCCCGGTACACATACGACGACCGGCCCGCGTCCGTGGACGAGTACGTGGATGCCCTGCTCGCGGCGGCGCGGGAGCACCTGCCCGCCGAGGCCGAGCTCATCATCGAGCCCGGCCGGAGCATGGTGAACGGCTCCGCGTTCACCCTCTACACGGTCACGACCGTGAAGCGGGACGCCCGCAACTTCGTCGCCGTCGACGGCGGCATGGGCGACAACCTCGAGGCGGCGATGTACGACCAGCGCTATGAGGCCGTGCTCGCCGGCCGGATGCACGACGAGGATTCCGAGGACGTCGTGGTGGTCGGGCGGCACTGCGAGTCGGGCGACGTTCTCGTCGATCCGCTGCGCCTGCCCGCGGCGCGCGTCGGGGACCTGCTCGCCGTTCCCGCGACCGGTGCGTACACGCACACCATGGCGAACAACTACAACGGCTACCGGCGCCCACCCGTCGTGTTCGTGCGTGACGGCGAGGCGAGGGCCGTCATCCGGCGCGAGACCTGGGGCGACCTCTTCGCCCGCGACCTGTGA
- a CDS encoding alpha/beta hydrolase fold domain-containing protein, with the protein MYIPEAVIPAVLRAARVNRPYLTSEGAAQEVRKQVLSPASHRPPKRLRPDVTVSVRREGRTPMYTVTPTGSTPEGQVIYVHGGGWVHEISPFHWTLIAQIAAEANTTVTVPIYELLPHGDATSTNEFMVRLFEEVNNRENGVRLAGDSAGGQIALAAALTLRDRGHAHIRTVLISPVLDLTMSNPDIPHVQPNDPWLGVDGIRAVAEQWAGDLPVTDPRVSPIMGDLHGLGPMLLLTGSHDILNPDARLLASKARAAGVDVTLLERRGAVHVFPLLPSRAGSAARDRIVSALRA; encoded by the coding sequence GTGTACATCCCCGAAGCGGTCATTCCCGCGGTGCTCCGCGCCGCCCGGGTGAACCGCCCGTACCTCACCTCCGAAGGGGCGGCGCAGGAGGTTCGGAAGCAGGTCCTCAGTCCTGCTTCGCACCGTCCGCCCAAGCGGCTGCGCCCGGACGTTACCGTCTCCGTGCGTCGCGAGGGCCGAACGCCGATGTACACCGTCACTCCGACCGGATCTACGCCCGAGGGACAGGTCATCTACGTGCACGGAGGCGGGTGGGTGCACGAGATCAGTCCCTTTCATTGGACCCTGATCGCGCAGATCGCCGCCGAGGCGAACACGACGGTGACCGTCCCGATCTACGAACTGCTTCCACACGGCGACGCCACCTCGACGAACGAATTCATGGTCAGGCTGTTCGAGGAGGTGAACAACAGGGAGAACGGGGTGCGCCTGGCCGGAGACTCCGCCGGCGGCCAGATCGCCCTCGCCGCGGCGCTCACCCTCCGCGACCGCGGACACGCGCACATCCGCACCGTGCTGATCTCCCCGGTACTCGACCTGACCATGTCGAACCCGGACATCCCCCACGTGCAGCCGAACGACCCGTGGCTCGGTGTCGACGGCATCCGCGCTGTCGCGGAACAGTGGGCCGGCGACCTCCCGGTCACGGATCCGAGGGTCAGCCCGATCATGGGCGACCTCCACGGGCTGGGACCGATGCTGCTGCTCACCGGCAGCCACGACATCCTGAACCCGGACGCCCGTCTGCTGGCCTCGAAGGCGCGCGCCGCCGGCGTCGACGTGACCCTGTTGGAGCGCCGCGGCGCGGTCCACGTCTTCCCGCTCCTGCCCAGTCGCGCCGGCTCCGCAGCGCGGGACCGTATCGTCAGTGCGCTGCGCGCCTGA
- a CDS encoding Type 1 glutamine amidotransferase-like domain-containing protein — MSVHLIGGGATTAADASLYAPFVAEAARRARHTGRSRPRVAVISLHPEAEEKAEALGELLREAGTGSALEAHLTAGLPGEAIGPGAIADVDGIAVGGGVVEDVRAGLEPVFGELRRLVAAGVPYLGVSAGAMIAAGSSLGGGSRIGGVAVSPEDPGDPGYELEIAAGIGLVDAAIEVHVAQRGMLSRLVAAVESGLVAGGFGIDERTALIVGDGTLRVEGEGRVWRAQRAEGGVQVGTIGTIGT; from the coding sequence GTGAGCGTGCACCTCATCGGCGGCGGCGCGACCACGGCTGCGGACGCCTCGCTCTACGCACCGTTCGTTGCCGAAGCGGCACGGCGAGCCCGCCATACGGGCCGTTCGCGGCCGCGCGTCGCCGTGATCTCGTTGCATCCGGAGGCTGAGGAGAAGGCGGAAGCGCTCGGCGAACTCCTGCGCGAGGCCGGAACGGGATCTGCGCTCGAGGCGCACCTGACCGCGGGATTGCCTGGCGAGGCGATCGGGCCCGGCGCGATCGCCGACGTCGACGGCATCGCGGTGGGGGGTGGCGTCGTCGAGGATGTGCGTGCCGGGCTCGAGCCGGTGTTCGGTGAGCTGCGCCGGCTGGTCGCAGCCGGTGTCCCCTACCTCGGGGTCTCGGCCGGCGCGATGATCGCGGCGGGGAGTTCGCTCGGAGGCGGCTCGCGCATCGGCGGAGTGGCCGTCTCACCGGAGGATCCCGGTGATCCGGGCTATGAGCTGGAGATCGCGGCCGGCATCGGCCTCGTCGATGCAGCCATCGAGGTGCATGTCGCCCAGCGCGGCATGCTCTCCCGACTGGTCGCCGCCGTCGAATCCGGGCTGGTCGCGGGCGGGTTCGGCATCGACGAGCGCACGGCCCTGATCGTGGGGGATGGCACGCTCCGGGTGGAGGGCGAAGGCCGCGTCTGGCGGGCGCAGCGCGCCGAGGGCGGCGTGCAGGTCGGCACGATCGGCACGATCGGCACGTGA
- a CDS encoding LysR substrate-binding domain-containing protein encodes MADLRQFEALRAVHAEGSVTAAARRLGWGQPTVDYHLKNLERLVGSPVLARSPRGSRLTPVGVLLLERAQEILTLSERAIRDAREFSQLGRVRLRFGTFATAAASILPFVASRIADLGIEIDALLEEVPALVDQINRGALDAALVYTVPGYELPFRPNVVTTEVHRDPLMLALPVGHRLASPAPVDLPALLSLRDERWVFATTADDPMDRIVVDAFAAEGHALDVAIRTDEFQVLLGMTAARMVVGLIPSLATTAAHPGIVLRPINDPSFVRSILVATPADDASRRPSAAVRQLVAAIRDGFAAVRSESRAEG; translated from the coding sequence ATGGCCGATCTGCGGCAGTTCGAGGCACTCAGGGCCGTCCACGCGGAAGGTTCCGTGACCGCCGCCGCGCGCCGGCTCGGGTGGGGCCAGCCCACGGTGGACTATCACCTGAAGAACCTGGAGCGGCTGGTCGGCTCGCCCGTGCTCGCGCGCTCCCCCCGGGGCAGCAGGCTCACACCCGTCGGCGTGCTCCTCCTCGAACGGGCGCAGGAGATCCTCACCCTGAGCGAGCGGGCGATCCGGGATGCGCGCGAGTTCAGCCAGCTGGGCCGGGTGCGGCTCCGGTTCGGGACGTTCGCGACCGCGGCGGCGAGCATCCTCCCGTTCGTCGCCTCCCGCATCGCCGACCTGGGCATCGAGATCGACGCGCTCCTCGAGGAGGTCCCGGCGCTCGTCGACCAGATCAACCGCGGGGCGCTGGACGCCGCGCTCGTCTACACCGTGCCCGGCTACGAGCTGCCGTTCCGCCCGAACGTGGTGACGACCGAGGTGCACCGCGATCCGCTGATGCTCGCCCTGCCGGTGGGCCACCGGCTCGCGTCACCGGCGCCCGTCGACCTGCCGGCGCTCCTGTCGCTGCGCGACGAGCGCTGGGTCTTCGCGACGACCGCGGACGACCCGATGGACCGCATCGTCGTCGACGCGTTCGCGGCGGAAGGTCACGCCCTCGACGTCGCCATCCGGACGGACGAGTTCCAGGTGCTCCTCGGCATGACCGCCGCGCGGATGGTCGTCGGCCTCATCCCGAGCCTCGCCACCACGGCCGCGCATCCCGGGATCGTCCTGCGGCCGATCAACGACCCGTCGTTCGTCCGCTCCATCCTCGTGGCGACGCCCGCGGACGACGCATCCCGCCGCCCCTCAGCGGCCGTGCGCCAACTGGTCGCCGCGATCCGGGACGGGTTCGCGGCGGTGCGATCGGAGTCGCGGGCGGAGGGGTGA
- a CDS encoding CsbD family protein: MGIDDKVDAKGDKLKGKVDEVIGKVTDDESRVVKGKAEQAEGSVKDTVADVKAHLKDSADKSHDDRRDDAL; the protein is encoded by the coding sequence ATGGGCATCGATGACAAGGTGGACGCGAAGGGCGACAAGCTGAAGGGCAAGGTCGACGAGGTCATCGGCAAGGTCACCGACGACGAGTCGCGCGTAGTGAAAGGCAAGGCGGAGCAAGCCGAGGGCAGTGTCAAGGACACGGTCGCCGACGTGAAGGCGCACCTCAAGGACAGCGCCGACAAGTCGCACGACGACCGTCGCGACGACGCGCTCTAG
- a CDS encoding amino acid permease produces the protein MPTIAQQLLRRKPTTPPGVGDVHLKRSIGLFSLTMIGVGGTLGTGIFFILSQAVPVAGPAVIWSFVIGGIVAGLTALCYAEMAGAVPASGSTYSYAYATLGEGTAMAVGACLLLEYGVSTAAVAVGWSQYVNQLLQNLFGWQLPVQLSQAPEQGGIVNIPAVVVIVLCSLLLLRGARESTTVNSIMVVIKVAVVLFFCAVAFTGWNADHFHNFAPAGFAGIVGGAGIIFFSFVGLDAVSTAGEEAKNAKRNLPLAIIFALVIIVVLYVLTCLAALGAQAPEKFENQDAGLAAILQNIIGSAWPGTIVAIGAIISIFSVTLVVLYGQTRILFAMSRDGMIPPVFAKVNPRSMTPVQNTVIVMIATSILAAVIPIDFLAEMTSIGTLVAFLVVSLGVIILRVREPELERGFRLPLGWTIPILSIAGCIAIITQLRLITIIVFLIWTAAFLAFYWFYGRTHSKLQVGQPAVDAEVPYTSNFAQPSKSEIREAAARRRAGRK, from the coding sequence ATGCCCACCATCGCCCAGCAGTTGCTGCGCAGGAAGCCGACGACGCCCCCGGGCGTCGGCGACGTGCACCTGAAGCGCAGCATCGGCCTGTTCTCGCTCACCATGATCGGCGTGGGAGGGACGCTCGGCACCGGGATCTTCTTCATCCTGTCCCAGGCCGTCCCCGTCGCGGGACCGGCGGTGATCTGGTCGTTCGTCATCGGCGGCATCGTCGCCGGGCTCACCGCGCTCTGCTACGCCGAGATGGCGGGGGCCGTCCCGGCGTCGGGTTCCACCTACTCGTACGCCTACGCGACGCTCGGCGAGGGTACGGCGATGGCGGTCGGCGCCTGCCTGCTGCTGGAGTACGGCGTCTCGACGGCGGCGGTCGCGGTCGGATGGTCGCAGTACGTGAACCAGCTGCTCCAGAACCTTTTCGGCTGGCAGCTCCCGGTGCAGCTCTCGCAGGCGCCCGAGCAGGGCGGCATCGTCAACATCCCCGCGGTGGTCGTCATCGTGCTGTGCTCGCTGCTGCTCCTGCGCGGGGCGCGCGAGTCGACCACGGTCAACAGCATCATGGTCGTCATCAAGGTCGCCGTCGTGCTGTTCTTCTGCGCCGTCGCTTTCACCGGATGGAACGCCGACCACTTCCACAACTTCGCTCCGGCCGGGTTCGCGGGCATCGTCGGCGGCGCCGGGATCATCTTCTTCTCGTTCGTCGGACTCGACGCCGTGTCGACAGCCGGGGAGGAGGCCAAGAACGCCAAGCGGAACCTGCCGCTCGCGATCATCTTCGCCCTCGTGATCATCGTCGTGCTCTACGTGCTCACCTGCCTCGCGGCGCTGGGCGCGCAGGCTCCGGAGAAGTTCGAGAACCAGGATGCGGGCCTCGCCGCCATCCTGCAGAACATCATCGGCTCGGCGTGGCCGGGGACCATCGTGGCGATCGGCGCGATCATCTCGATCTTCTCGGTGACGCTGGTCGTGCTGTACGGGCAGACGCGCATCCTCTTCGCCATGTCGCGCGACGGGATGATCCCGCCGGTGTTCGCCAAGGTGAACCCGCGCTCCATGACGCCGGTGCAGAACACGGTCATCGTCATGATCGCCACGAGCATCCTCGCCGCCGTCATCCCGATCGACTTCCTCGCCGAGATGACGAGCATCGGGACGCTGGTGGCCTTCCTCGTCGTGTCGCTCGGCGTCATCATCCTCCGCGTTCGCGAGCCGGAGCTGGAGCGCGGCTTCCGCCTTCCGCTCGGCTGGACCATCCCCATCCTGTCGATCGCGGGCTGCATCGCGATCATCACGCAGCTGAGGCTCATCACGATCATCGTGTTCCTGATCTGGACGGCGGCGTTCCTGGCCTTCTACTGGTTCTACGGGCGCACCCACTCCAAGCTCCAGGTCGGGCAGCCGGCGGTGGATGCGGAGGTGCCGTACACGAGCAACTTCGCGCAGCCGAGCAAGAGCGAGATCCGCGAGGCCGCCGCACGCCGCCGGGCGGGACGGAAATGA